A window of the Henckelia pumila isolate YLH828 chromosome 3, ASM3356847v2, whole genome shotgun sequence genome harbors these coding sequences:
- the LOC140889397 gene encoding uncharacterized protein, producing MKTTQSRQKSYADHRRRYLEFAVGDHVFVRVAPMKGVMRFRKKWKLAPRFIEPFEILDRVETLAYRVALPPSLARVHNVFHVSMLRNYVSNLSHVLSFEPLQLSPYMTYEERPV from the coding sequence ATGAAGACGACTCAGAGTAGGCAAAAGAGCTACGCAGATCATAGGAGGAGATACTTGGAGTTCGCAgtgggtgatcatgtttttGTCCGAGTAGCTCCTATGAAAGGCGTGATGAGATTCAGGAAGAAGTGGAAATTGGCTCCGAGGTTCATAGAACCTTTTGAGATTCTTGATAGAGTGGAGACATTAGCTTATAGGGTGGCATTGCCGCCTAGTCTTGCTAGAGTCcacaacgtcttccatgtatccatgttGAGGAATTACGTCTCGAATCTTTCGCATGTGCTAAGTTTCGAACCCCTTCAGCTTTCCCCATACATGACttatgaggagaggcctgtCTAG